CAGGAGGTTGGTCTGGCTGGCGATCGACGAGATCAGCGCCACCACGTCGCCGACCCGGGCCGCCGCGCCGCTCAGATCCCGCACCAGGGACACCGTCTGCGCGGCTTCCGCGGCCGCGACCCGCACGAGATCGGCCGAGCCGTCGACCTGCCGGCTGATGTCGGCGATCGACGAGCCGAGTTCCTCGGCGGCGGCCGCCACGGTCTGCACGTTGGCCGCGGTGTGGCCCGCCGTTGCCGCGACCGCGTGGCTGCTCTCGGCCGTCTGCGTGGCCTTGGCCGCCATGGAGTGGGCGGTCGCCTGCATCGCGTCGGCCGCCTGCGCCACGTGATCGACGACGGCGCTCACCGCGCCCTCGAACCGGTCGGCGATGCGTTGCAGCTCGGTCCGGCGCCGCTCCTCCGCACCGGCCCGGGTGGAGGAGGCCTCGGCCTCGAGGGCGCGGTTGCGGATCAGGCTGTCCTTGAACACCGCGACGGCGTTCGCCATCGCGCCGATCTCGTCCCGTCGCCCGGCGCCGGGGATCGCCACGTCGAGATCGCCCCGGGCGACCCGGCCGATCGCCTGGGCGGTGCCGGTGAGCGGCCGGATCACCCGCGCCACGACGAGGATCAGCACGGCCAGACCGACGGCGACCGTGGCGGCCAAAGCCGCCAGCGCCAGCTCGAGGCCACTCTGCGCCTCGGCGCGGCGCCCGGCCAGGACGGAGGCCGCCCGGTCGAACGCGGTGTCCCGCAGGCGCAGGACCGACGACCACATCGGAACCGCCCGGTCCCGGTAGGCCGTGCCGTCGAGCGGGAAGGCGCCGGTGCCGAAATGCGGCAGCAGCTCCGTCTTGAGGGCCGCGAAGGCCTGGACGTAGCCGCGGCGCACGCCCTCCATCGCCGTGGCGACGGCCTCCCCGGCGCCGGCATCGGCTGCCACCCGCTCCAGTCCGGCGAGCAGCTGGTCGACGCGGCCCTGGGCGGTCCAGAAGGCGATCTCCTGCTCGGGCGTCACCGGCTTGCGGGGCGCGATCAGGGTCTGGAGGAAGCCGGCCTGCCGGCCGCCGATATCGCGCAATTCGCCGGCCGTCCCGGCAAACAGAACCCAACGAAAGGCCCGGCCGTCGACCGTCGCGAGGTCGCGCGTCAGGCCGGATGCGGGCGCGGCGGCGGCGTCGTTGATCGTCGCCATGACCTTGGCGAGCGCGCTCTCGGCATCGCCGCGCTGGCTCACCGGCAGGGCGAGCCGGGCCTGCGCCAGGTCTCGGGCCGCGCCGAACCTCGTCTCGATCTCCCGCGTCGTCGCCTGGAGCGCGCCCGCGTCCGGCAGGGTGGCGGCGGCCTCGACCGCCCGGCGCAACGTCGTCACCGCCTCATCGGACCGCCGCCGCAAGTCGGCGAGCCCGGCATGCTTGCCGGCCTCGTCGAGGGAGGCTGTCGTCAGGAGCAGACTCCACAGGCCACGCTCCATGTTGACCGCCTGCGGAATCGCCGCGAGGGCCCGCACGACGTCGAGCCGCACCGTGGCGCGATCGATCTCACTGGCCCGGGACCGATGGAACGAGGCCATCGCGGCGGCCAGGGCGCATGCAAGCGCGCAGATCGCGACGATGGACGAGAACAAAAGCTTCTTGATGCTCACGACCGAGGCCCTCCCAGGCGCCGCCATGATGCGTGGAAATGGCTAATCGGAGATTGCCGCAGGGTCTCTCCACGTCGAGGACTAAGCAGATTTCGCAAAAGTGGCCGCCGGTTTTGCGGAAAAAATCTGCGATAAAACAAGGATCTAAGCGGACGAAGCGTTGGCCTGCCAACGCAAGTCTGCTTAGCATTCGCGCGATCCCGTCTTGCCTTCCCGTGCGCCGCCCCGTCCGTCACCGCTGTCCGCCACCGGTCGGGCAGATGCCATCGCGGGGCCATCGCGAGAATCCCGACCGGAATCAGGCGCAGGACCGCTCATGCCGCTGCCTCTTCCGGATCCTGTCCGGGGTTTCCGATCGATCGCTCGGCGATTGCCACGCCGTCGCCGTGATGGCTGTGCCATCGCGTTCGCGATGGGGAGGCCGGCTTCGCTCGGGCGGGTGGAGCGTGCGGGACCGCCGCGCAGGTTGGCCGACGGAGTGTCCGACAATCCTGTCAGTCCGGCAACGGCGGCTTCAGCCGCGGTTCAACGCCGGGCCGCGAGGATGCCCCCATGCCGGCCTTCACCGGCCCCGTCCACCGGCGACGAGCCGGACAGGAATCGTCCGCCATGACCGCGCGTTCCTCACGCACGACCCGCCTCGCCCTCGGCGCCCTGGCGCTCCTCGCCCTCGCGGGCCCGGTCGCTGCCGCCGATCTCGACGAGGAGCCGCCACCCCGCTTCGAGGGACGGAGCGAGTGGCGGGCCCCGCCGCCTCCGCCTCCCCTCGCCCACTCCCTTGCCCCTGTCCCACCGCGCATCGTGCAGGGTCCCGAATCCTGCCGGACCTTCGTGAAGCGCCGCATCGACCCTTACGGCGAGGAGGTGGTACGCCGGGTGCGGGTCTGCGACGAGAGTCCAGGGTATCGGGACGGCGGTTTTCGCGATGGCCCGCGCTGGGGCGGCCCGCCGCCCTGGCACCGCCACCGGCACTGGGACGACGAGCCCGGACCCGGGCGCTGGTAGAACCTCACTCGACGATCGGGATTTCCTCCCCGATCGTCACCTCGCTGCGATCGACCCGGCAGACGAAGGCGTGAGCCGCCACGCCGGCCTCACGTGCATGCCGGAACGCGGCGGCAAAGCCCGGATCGAGGTCGCCCGCGACGGCGAACCGCTCGGCCCGCATCTGCACCACCCAGATCACCAGGGCGCGACCGCCGAGGCGAACGACCTCGGCGAGCTCGTCCATATGACGGGCGCTGCGGGCGGCGACGCAATCGGGGAACTCGGCGAGGCCCGGCTCCCGCATCAGGTGGCAGTTCTTCACCTCGACATGGATCGGACCGGCGGCATCGCCGGCGAGGAAATCGACGCGGCTCGCCCGACCATAGGCCACCTCGGCCCGCCAGGACGTGGCGCCGGCAAGCGGCTTCAGGCGCCCTTCGTGAAACGCCTCGGCCACCAGGGCGTTCGGCCGCGCGGTGTTGATGCCGACCCATTGCGGCCCGCCGGGCAGATCCGCCTCGACCAGCTCCCACGACCAGGCGAGCTTGCGGGCCGGATTGGTGGAGGCCGAGAGCAGCACCGGCCGGCCGGGCGCGACCAGGCCGAGCATCGCCCCCGGATTGGCGCAATGCGCGGTGACGAGGGAGCCGTCGGCGAGCTCGATATCGGCGAGGAAGCGCTTGTAGCGGCGCACGAGGCGCCCCTCGGTCAGCGGGCCGGGGAAGCGCATGAGACGGGGATTTCGATGGGCATTCCCGGCGCTTAACCGGCGCGGGCCGGGGTGTCACGCTTGAGCCGCGGGGGAGGCCGCGATAAGGCGGGCGTCAACCCTATCGCCCCCGGTCGCGGGACGGTCACGAGGATCCCAGATGCCTGACGCCAGCCCCGCCCCGGTCACGGCCGCCATCCTGGTCATCGGCGACGAGATCCTGTCCGGACGCACCAAGGACAAGAACATCGGCTACATCGCCGAGTACCTGACCCATTCGGGCATCGACCTGCGCGAGGTGCGGGTGGTGCCGGACGTGGCCGAGGAGATCGTGGCGGCGGTGAACGGCTTACGCGCCCGCTACACCTACCTGTTCACCACCGGCGGCATCGGGCCGACCCACGACGACATCACGGCCGATTGCGTGGCCGAAGCCCTCGGCGTCGGGATCGACGTCGATCCGCGGGCGCGGGCGATGCTGCTCGAGCGGATCAAGCCCGAGGACCTCAACGAGGCCCGCCTGCGCATGGCCCGCATCCCGTTCGGGGCCGAGCTGATCGAGAACCCGATCTCGAAGGCGCCGGGCTTCATGATCGAGAACGTGATCGTGATGGCGGGCGTGCCCTCGATCATGCAGGCGATGCTCGATTCGGTCGCCCCGCGGCTGAAGACGGGCGCGCGCGTGACCGCCGAGACGATCGAGGCCGGCAACCTGCCGGAAGGCGGCTACGCCGAAGGGCTCGCCGCCATCGCCAAGGCCCATCCGGGCGTCTCGATCGGCTCCTACCCGTCGATGACGCCGGCGGGCTTTCGCAACCAGATCGTCGTGCGCGGGCGCGAGCCCGAGGCGCTCGCCGCCGCGCGCACCGAGATCGAGGCGCTGGTCTCGCGCCTGCAAGCCGAACGGAACTGAGGATACGATGGCTGCCCCGAGCGACAAGGCTTTTCCGGTTTCCTGGGACCAGTTCCACCGCGACGCCCGGGCGCTGGCCTGGCGGCTCGCCAGTGCCGGCCCGTTCGAGGCCATCGTCTGCATCACCCGCGGCGGGCTGGTGCCGGCGGCGATCGTCTCGCGCGAGCTCGGCATCCGGCTCGTCGAGACGGTCTGCGTGGCGAGCTACCACGATTACCAGGAGCAGGGCGCCCTCAAGGTGCTCAAGGACGTGGCTCCGAGCATCCGCGCCATCGGCGACGGCCAGGGCCGCGGCGTGCTCGTCCTCGACGACCTGACCGACACCGGCAAGACCGCCCAGGTGGTGCGCGCCATGCTGCCTGAGGCCCATTTCGCCACCGTCTACGCCAAGCCCGCCGGGCGTCCGCTGGTCGACACCTTCGTCACGGAGGTGAGCCAGGACACCTGGATCTACTTCCCGTGGGACATGGGCCTGTCGTACCAGGCGCCGATCCAGCCCGGAACGTCCGGTTAAGGTATTCGCCGCCCTAACGTGATCCGGCACATTCGCCGGATCAGTTGAGCGAGGTCTTGGCCCTGTCCACCGGGGCCTCGCCCCGGCGGCCAGATCGATAAAATTGCGCCTATCCATTTCAGCGCCGCCGAGCAGGTCGGGGGCCATTCTCCTTCGTAACGAAGGGGATGGCGCAGATGACCACGGGTTTCGGGCACCAGGTGAAGCGGGTTCTGGTCGGCGTGGCGATGCTCTCGGCGGCGTTCGTGACGGGCCAGGCCGACGAGGCGGCGGCCCAGACCCTGGCCGCCCTGCCGATGCCGAGCGCCGGCGCCCCGGATCTCGGCCATGCCCGGCCGATCGTCGGCTGGGTCGAGTTCTGCGCCCGCTACGCCTCCGAATGCGCGGTCGACGTGAGCGAGCCGGCCCAGGTGACGCTGACCCCGCGGCTGTGGCAGACCGTCACCGGCATCAACCGCCAGGTGAACACCTCGCTCCGCGCCGTGACCGACCAGGAGCATTGGGGCGTGCCGGACCGCTGGGACCTGGCCGAGGACGGCTCGGGCGATTGCGAGGATTTCCAGCTCCTCAAGCGCAAGCTGCTCGCCCAGGCCGGCCTGCCGCGCCGGGCGATGCGGATGACCGTGGTGATCGACGAGAAGGGCGAGGGCCACGCCGTGCTGATGCTGCGCACCGACCGCGGCGATCTGGTCCTCGACAACAAGACCAGCGCCGTGCTGCCGTGGCACAAGACCGGCTACACCTACATCAAGCGCGAATCGCAGGACGCCACCGCCTGGGTATCGCTCGGCGGCGCCACCGCTCCCACCGTCACCGCCAACCGGTGAACCGCCGAATCAGCCGAAGAATCTGCGTATCGAATTGGAACCAAAGTGCGGCAGGGCCGTTTACCAGGGTTTAAATTTTTCGGTTGAGCGCCGTCCGGCCCCGTGGCAGCTTGGATGCAAGAACCAAGCGAAGAGTCGATGGGGCGATGCGGGCAGTGTTGGACGGCCTCGGCCGGGCGGGCCATGTCGATGCGCGGCATGTCGATCGCCAGGGCCTCCTGAAGCGCGGCATCCGGGCGGCGCAGCTCGGACTTCTCGGCACGCTGCTGCTCATCGGCGGCGCCACGACGCAGGGGCAGACCCAGACCCTGGCCGCCCTGCCCGATGCCAGCGCGGCGATCGAGCGCGGCGGCACGGCCAAGCCCGTGAGCGCCTGGACCGATTTCTGCAACCGCTACCCGGCGGAATGCGCCGTCGACACCAGGGAGCCCACCACCCTGACGATGACGCCGGCCCTCTGGCGCACGCTCACGGCGGTGAACCGGCGCGTCAACGGCCGCATCCGGCCGATGATCGACCAGGATCATTGGGGCGTGGTCGACCGCTGGGACTTTCCCGATGA
This sequence is a window from Methylobacterium sp. SyP6R. Protein-coding genes within it:
- a CDS encoding transglutaminase-like cysteine peptidase, which encodes MTTGFGHQVKRVLVGVAMLSAAFVTGQADEAAAQTLAALPMPSAGAPDLGHARPIVGWVEFCARYASECAVDVSEPAQVTLTPRLWQTVTGINRQVNTSLRAVTDQEHWGVPDRWDLAEDGSGDCEDFQLLKRKLLAQAGLPRRAMRMTVVIDEKGEGHAVLMLRTDRGDLVLDNKTSAVLPWHKTGYTYIKRESQDATAWVSLGGATAPTVTANR
- a CDS encoding competence/damage-inducible protein A, coding for MPDASPAPVTAAILVIGDEILSGRTKDKNIGYIAEYLTHSGIDLREVRVVPDVAEEIVAAVNGLRARYTYLFTTGGIGPTHDDITADCVAEALGVGIDVDPRARAMLLERIKPEDLNEARLRMARIPFGAELIENPISKAPGFMIENVIVMAGVPSIMQAMLDSVAPRLKTGARVTAETIEAGNLPEGGYAEGLAAIAKAHPGVSIGSYPSMTPAGFRNQIVVRGREPEALAAARTEIEALVSRLQAERN
- a CDS encoding transglutaminase-like cysteine peptidase; the encoded protein is MRAVLDGLGRAGHVDARHVDRQGLLKRGIRAAQLGLLGTLLLIGGATTQGQTQTLAALPDASAAIERGGTAKPVSAWTDFCNRYPAECAVDTREPTTLTMTPALWRTLTAVNRRVNGRIRPMIDQDHWGVVDRWDFPDDGMGDCEDYQLLKRRMLVERGLARRALRMTVVIDEIGEGHAVLMVRTDRGDYILDNKTNMILPWQRTGYTYVKREGQDGLAWVALNGVASPVTTANR
- the sfsA gene encoding DNA/RNA nuclease SfsA, which produces MRFPGPLTEGRLVRRYKRFLADIELADGSLVTAHCANPGAMLGLVAPGRPVLLSASTNPARKLAWSWELVEADLPGGPQWVGINTARPNALVAEAFHEGRLKPLAGATSWRAEVAYGRASRVDFLAGDAAGPIHVEVKNCHLMREPGLAEFPDCVAARSARHMDELAEVVRLGGRALVIWVVQMRAERFAVAGDLDPGFAAAFRHAREAGVAAHAFVCRVDRSEVTIGEEIPIVE
- a CDS encoding methyl-accepting chemotaxis protein, with protein sequence MSIKKLLFSSIVAICALACALAAAMASFHRSRASEIDRATVRLDVVRALAAIPQAVNMERGLWSLLLTTASLDEAGKHAGLADLRRRSDEAVTTLRRAVEAAATLPDAGALQATTREIETRFGAARDLAQARLALPVSQRGDAESALAKVMATINDAAAAPASGLTRDLATVDGRAFRWVLFAGTAGELRDIGGRQAGFLQTLIAPRKPVTPEQEIAFWTAQGRVDQLLAGLERVAADAGAGEAVATAMEGVRRGYVQAFAALKTELLPHFGTGAFPLDGTAYRDRAVPMWSSVLRLRDTAFDRAASVLAGRRAEAQSGLELALAALAATVAVGLAVLILVVARVIRPLTGTAQAIGRVARGDLDVAIPGAGRRDEIGAMANAVAVFKDSLIRNRALEAEASSTRAGAEERRRTELQRIADRFEGAVSAVVDHVAQAADAMQATAHSMAAKATQTAESSHAVAATAGHTAANVQTVAAAAEELGSSIADISRQVDGSADLVRVAAAEAAQTVSLVRDLSGAAARVGDVVALISSIASQTNLLALNATIEAARAGSAGRGFAVVAAEVKELAGQTARATEEITGQIAAIQTSTGRAVGAIDGITARIDQISGVASAIATSVQQQGAATQEIVRNVAEAAAGTGAVTGTIGTVARTSEETGAAAAQVLASAATMSRRTEQLTGEVAQFLATIRAA
- the gpt gene encoding xanthine phosphoribosyltransferase, translating into MAAPSDKAFPVSWDQFHRDARALAWRLASAGPFEAIVCITRGGLVPAAIVSRELGIRLVETVCVASYHDYQEQGALKVLKDVAPSIRAIGDGQGRGVLVLDDLTDTGKTAQVVRAMLPEAHFATVYAKPAGRPLVDTFVTEVSQDTWIYFPWDMGLSYQAPIQPGTSG